Proteins encoded together in one Psychrobacter sanguinis window:
- a CDS encoding IS630 transposase-related protein: MAYSKDYRQMILDKLDEGYSYRELAEEYQISTTTIQRWKKNIERKVYVYTVYKVDSDSLKADVELYPDAYQIERARRLNCSQRSISRALKRLGITQKKDTASS; encoded by the coding sequence ATGGCATATTCAAAAGACTACAGACAAATGATATTAGATAAGCTTGACGAAGGTTACAGTTATCGAGAGCTTGCCGAAGAATATCAAATCAGTACAACGACAATTCAGCGTTGGAAAAAGAACATTGAGCGTAAAGTTTACGTCTATACTGTTTACAAGGTGGATAGCGATAGTCTTAAAGCAGATGTTGAGCTTTATCCAGATGCTTATCAAATAGAACGAGCAAGACGTCTTAACTGTAGCCAAAGAAGCATCAGTCGTGCACTGAAGCGACTTGGTATTACTCAAAAAAAAGACACTGCATCATCCTAA
- a CDS encoding IS630 family transposase, with protein sequence MVLLKKKTLHHPKSDEEKRQLFAEQLAWYEKDNRPVVYLDESGFKAHDYRPYGYAKKGEKCFGEHNWQLKNQTNAIGAIYNNQLFAVGLYDCSVNSDVFHSWAQQLLLPQLPLNSVIVMDNATFHKGLDIQKTIEDSGHTILWLPPYSPDLNPIEQTWAWVKKKRQDWGIDCIDTLFFYFLWLCDCF encoded by the coding sequence TTGGTATTACTCAAAAAAAAGACACTGCATCATCCTAAATCAGATGAAGAAAAACGTCAGTTATTCGCTGAGCAGTTAGCCTGGTATGAAAAAGATAACCGTCCTGTCGTTTACTTAGATGAAAGTGGCTTCAAGGCACATGATTACAGACCTTACGGCTATGCCAAAAAAGGTGAGAAGTGCTTTGGCGAGCATAACTGGCAACTAAAAAACCAAACCAATGCTATAGGTGCTATTTACAATAATCAGTTATTCGCAGTAGGTCTTTACGACTGTAGTGTTAATAGTGATGTATTCCATAGCTGGGCTCAGCAACTGTTATTACCACAACTTCCCCTTAATAGTGTGATCGTTATGGATAATGCAACTTTCCATAAGGGCCTTGATATTCAAAAAACCATTGAAGATTCAGGACACACTATTCTATGGTTACCGCCTTATAGTCCTGACTTAAACCCTATTGAGCAAACTTGGGCTTGGGTTAAGAAAAAGCGTCAAGATTGGGGAATAGATTGTATCGATACGTTATTCTTCTATTTT
- a CDS encoding ISAs1 family transposase yields MLNGPREFFAKLNDPRRQNKNLYHPLENVIFIALTAFICGYNDWVSVEDFAKENRSWFEKVLNMPYGIPSHDTFGNVMKMIDKDHFALCFAHWMTESVKDHTHIAIDGKFLQGGFKDTDSIHLFTAFASETKLVLAQTQVNSKDNEITTLPRLNRPDYIGEWIA; encoded by the coding sequence ATGCTCAATGGTCCAAGAGAGTTTTTTGCCAAACTCAATGACCCAAGACGCCAAAACAAAAACCTCTATCATCCACTAGAGAATGTCATATTTATTGCGCTAACCGCTTTTATCTGCGGCTATAACGACTGGGTGAGTGTCGAAGACTTTGCCAAAGAGAACAGGTCATGGTTTGAGAAGGTTCTGAATATGCCTTATGGTATACCCTCGCATGACACCTTTGGAAATGTCATGAAAATGATAGACAAAGATCACTTTGCCCTATGCTTTGCTCATTGGATGACCGAAAGTGTTAAAGACCATACACACATAGCCATTGATGGTAAATTTCTCCAAGGTGGCTTTAAAGATACAGACTCTATTCATTTATTCACTGCCTTTGCCAGTGAAACTAAATTGGTATTAGCACAAACGCAAGTAAATAGTAAAGACAACGAGATAACGACACTGCCTAGACTGAACCGCCCCGACTATATCGGAGAGTGGATTGCTTGA